From Salvelinus alpinus unplaced genomic scaffold, SLU_Salpinus.1 scaffold_503, whole genome shotgun sequence, the proteins below share one genomic window:
- the LOC139567420 gene encoding endoribonuclease ZC3H12A-like, translating into KKCTYGVKCKFYHPERTHQSHCSLADELREKARLSSVKEDRNRKMSHLRGPQSDPSPFPSYSLENDLEHRLTLEHRGSLREGPNSQVTENMLLSWDGPHSSRNQQARSPTAVGQGQMDWPSMLSPYATTDLPYASISHECLDSGFGTYESQYSDMSQGHSKSFSPRQQQQQQGFPSGSRHPGMHPERLAQDSLQPCRCCFHLAPFTGPQQQQHHSNPHLESQSQPRYDTYSPSLFPPNMHHYSLPCNFQQGGVGAHNFHPHQHPQKYWSDPFHGGVPQARASCSLPPSPHLHHPPTPHGAPHSCSSYRNQQELNSWAQPPPPSAFDTDREELRKKLQAIFNPHQVDTVMGMFPHLMDSQKLAAEILNFKSDGGAF; encoded by the coding sequence GTAAAAAGTGCACGTACGGCGTAAAGTGTAAGTTCTACCACCCTGAGCGCACTCACCAATCCCACTGCTCATTGGCTGATGAGCTCAGGGAGAAGGCAAggctctcctcagtaaaagaggACCGGAACCGGAAAATGTcacacctgaggggcccccaGTCCGACCCGAGCCCCTTTCCCTCCTATTCTCTGGAGAATGACCTGGAGCACAGGCTGACGTTGGAGCACCGCGGTTCCCTGAGGGAGGGTCCCAATAGCCAGGTAACTGAGAACATGTTGCTGTCCTGGGATGGGCCACACTCCAGTAGGAACCAGCAGGCCCGCAGCCCCACAGCAGTAGGCCAAGGACAAATGGACTGGCCCAGTATGCTCTCCCCCTACGCTACTACTGACCTCCCCTATGCCAGCATCTCCCATGAGTGCCTGGACTCTGGTTTTGGCACCTATGAGAGCCAGTACTCAGATATGTCCCAAGGCCACAGCAAGTCCTTCAGTCCcaggcagcagcagcaacagcagggcTTCCCCTCTGGTTCCAGACATCCAGGCATGCATCCAGAGAGGCTGGCCCAGGACAGCCTCCAGCCCTGCAGGTGTTGTTTCCATTTGGCTCCCTTCACAGgtccccagcagcagcagcaccatAGCAACCCACACCTCGAGTCCCAATCCCAGCCAAGGTATGACACCTACTCGCCTTCTCTGTTCCCACCCAACATGCACCACTACAGCCTCCCCTGCAACTTCCAGCAAGGCGGGGTGGGGGCTCATAATTTCCACCCCCATCAGCACCCCCAGAAGTACTGGTCAGACCCCTTCCATGGCGGGGTCCCCCAGGCTAGGGCATCGTGTAGCCTCCCCCCGAGCCCCCACCTCCATCACCCCCCTACCCCGCATGGGGCCCCCCACTCATGCTCCTCTTACAGGAATCAGCAGGAACTCAACTCCTGGGCCCAGCCACCTCCACCTTCTGCCtttgacacagacagagaggagctccGTAAGAAACTGCAGGCTATCTTCAACCCCCACCAAGTAGATACGGTCATGGGGATGTTCCCTCACCTGATGGACTCCCAGAAGCTGGCTGCGGAGATCCTCAATTTCAAATCTGATGGAGGGGCCTTCTGA